In Phaseolus vulgaris cultivar G19833 unplaced genomic scaffold, P. vulgaris v2.0 scaffold_17, whole genome shotgun sequence, the sequence AACTTGTGAACATTACTTATTACTTGGCTATTGGTTGtcatatgtttctttttatcATAGAGAAAATTGGCTGCTGCAATTTGATAGCTCTTGTACATTGTTCCTTGTGTTCTTGGTCTGAACCTGGAGGTCTCATTGTTTGCTCTCACCGTAGTCTGAGTAGGTTTACTTCAAATTTTGGcattaaagagaaaaagagCGAGGTGGCGTTGATTCAGCCACAGGTTGAAAAATATGTGCTGATTTAGAGTAATATAAGAGACACAATGTAAGAAGAATGCGGCCATCTTCTTTTGAAGTTAGAGGCaagttttttgttttaatcAAGAGGCAAGATGACCACTAGGTCCACAGTCGAAGCTTTTTGGGTGTGTTTTCCTGTGTGTTATTCACAGTGTAAAATATTGACTGTCCTGTCCTGTCCTGATTGTAAGTGTTCTGAAGGATGCATCTTAAGAAGGGATAAATCACCTTGGTTCtctgtttttataaaatatggtTTCTTGTTCACGGCAACAGATAGGAACACTGGTTTAATGGATTTGCATCGAACTTGGCAGTAAGCAATCCTTGCGAAGATACCAGTCCGAAATGCCCAGTTTTTACTTACTCATTTAGTGGCTACTCAGAATCCCTAATCTCTAAGGGTGTTTAGTAGCTGGGTTTTAAAGGAAAGGGGAAGGGGGAACAAAACTTTCATTTCCAATAAAGATGCtctaatttgatattttttggaaataCATGACATAGAATAACAAACTAACATGGATTTAGTatcttgatattttttttattaattaatgacactcttaattttaagtaaaaaatttgCCCTCCCTTCCGTCTTGCTCCAAAACCTCACTCCCAAACACACCATAATTGTTCGGTTTCACTATCTCATCACATATATTCATATGTCAACATTTATGCTTAAAGTGTCTATTCTAACCCTGTGACTAACATTATTGCATAAATAACATATGGTCAGGATTCTGTGCATAGTTTGTTTGTAATAGTGCTATACAAAGGAAAAGCTTTGTATTAGTAACTTATGAATCAGGTATAGTTTGTTTGCTTATGTGTTTAAGTTGATTTAATCAGGTATCTTCCTGATCCTTGAAACGGCTAGTTCTAATTTGGGCAGAATATAAATCTGTGCATTAATTTTATAGTATGATTCAACTTTTTCCTATGAATCATGATGGTCTTTCTATACATCTTTATTCTACAATTCAATGGAATGAAGTATATGAATATCTTCGATCATCCTTTTCACAGATTGTCCTTCTATGACATTGATGATTACTCCGTAGATGATTTCTGTGGCCTTGTAATGGCAGCTGGAAAGTCGGGAAGTTTCAGGATGATGGAGCCACTAAAGCATGCATCTAAGAAATCTCGAAGAGAAAGGAGCCGAGGAAAATCATCTGGAAGGTCCTCCAGCGATGAAGCTATGGAACAACAAATTTGGAAAGATTTGCCGGAGGATCTATTTGAGCCTGTGATTGCGCGACTTCCAATTGCAACATTTTTCCGCTTCCGCACTGTGTGCCAGCGATGGAATTCCTTGCTGAATTCTCAAAGTTTTTCTCAGCATTGTGCTCAAGTCCCACAAGCGAACCCATGGTTTTACACTGTTACTCGTGAACATACCAATTCTGGAGCTATGTATGACCCTTCTATGAAGAAGTGGTACCATCCCAATACATCAGCACTGCCTGCAGAGTTGATAGTTTTACCAGTGGCTTCTGCTGGGGGCTTAGTTTGCTTTCTTGACGTATGTAGTCAAAATTTATATGTTTGTAACCCATTGACTCCATCCTTAAAGGAGTTACCAGCTTGTTCAGTTAGGGTTGGGTCTCGCACTGCTGTAGGGATGTCAGTAAATGAGAACCCAACTGGTGCTGTCTACAGGATTCTATTGGTGGGCTATGATGGAGAATATGAAATTTATGACTCGGTAACAAAGTCCTGGAGCTATCATGGAAACATGCCTGCTGATATTAAGCTGCCGCTGATACTCAATTTTGGATCACAAGCCATTTCTATTGACAGCACCCTGTACTTCATGCATTTAGATCCTGAAGGGATTGTTTCCTATAATATGGCAACTGGGGTTTGGCTGCAGTACATAATCCCAGCGCCATTGCATCTGATTAACCCCACACTGGCGGAGTGTGATGGTCGGATATTGCTTGTGGGGTTGCTCACAAAGAATGCAGCCACATGTATATGCATATGGGAGCTGCAGAAGATGACTTTCTTGTGGAAGGAGGTTGACAGAATGCCAAATGTATGGTGCTTGGACTTTTATGGGAAGCACGTTAGAATGACTTGCTTGGGAAACAAAGGCTTGCTCATGTTATCCTTGATGTCAAGACAAATGAATCGATTGGTTACATACAACATAGCAAGTAAGGAATGGGTGAAGGTTCCTGGGTGTGTGGTGCCACATGGAAAAAAACGGCAATGGATAGCACATGGTACTGCATTTTATCCATGCCTCACTGCAATGGCTTGATTTAGATTGTATATACAGCAATAAATAATGACCTCAGAATATTTCCCTCGAATCACAAGGTGCCTTGCAACTTGCTGGCTGTTGATGCTGATGTAGGAATGATAATTTTCATTGCTGGTTAACAAAGCAGATGGAAAACGATACGGGTTTGTACTACTTCATGTATTCTTCGTACTCTCAAGCATGTACTTCGATCACTTTGCTTTTTTTCTCTGCATATGAAAGTTTAATTTCTGTTAGTATCATTCATGTTTTCTAGCTGAAAGGACCAAACTAGAGCTGGAGCAACCAACTAATTAAGAATTGAAGCATCCGTTAGTCAGGGTAGAGGCTTATGAAGATCCTCGAACATTCTCAACCTGCCACTCCCTTCACAGGGACTATTTATCCTGGTGTCACTTGGCACCTCATACTTTCTCTTGCAGTCTTGCATTatataacatgttttttttacgCAAATCTGTCTCCAAAATGGTGGGATCACACATGTAGTTTTTCTAGGTCTGCTTCCAGCTTATCACTTAGAAGCTGGGATTTCCATTTTGATGTCTCTCCCCCAACTACGTATCGATGTAGTACACTTTAAGTTAAGGTCATTCTTATTTACGTTTACGATAGTTGTCTATTTTCAAACTGTGGGAATAAATAACCAATCACTGATCCATGTTCAGTAGAATACATATAATCGATGgtggtttaattacctttttgtttagggtcaatattcaatttattataatgatttttgtaaaaatcaatctgatcttaattttttttttaaaaatatgtaatttagtCCCTTATGTTAGATTGACATGATGCAATGAGGTGACACATTTATGCATAGATTGAATCCATGTATTATGTCACgtttataattaattactaattatatttacttttaacttttgaATATTATCCTCCATTCATATAAATCTTAATTCCAAACTCAAACAAATATTACTTCTTCGTATACACAAATCCTAATCCCAAACTTAAAAGTAAAAGCATAGCTCGTGCAATTTCTCGTGGTTTTCATTTTTTGGTTTGTCAACTAATATGATGTTGATGTCAAATACTCATTTATTGTTGTCGTTTTGGGCTTTGGAGGTGAATTTGAAGAAGAGGTTGGCAAAGGAAAGTGCATATGTGGAGCGAGCATGGGTGGCAGGGAGAGGGTGTAGTGGAGAGGGTTGCAGAATTTGGGGGAGTTGGCTTTAGTGGTGGGGAAATTGGAGGGTGGTTTTGGGAGAGGAAGCAGTGGACTTGCTTCTTCACTAAATCTGGAAGATTCTGTTGGACTTCTTCTTTCTCCATCGTTATGCTTCTTCACCAACAAAACTTTGGAGGTCCTTTATTTTgttgaaaaggttgaaacttCAATTTCTTAACTCAACATCACTCTCTTAAGCAACCATATCAAATGTGGGATTGCAAATCTCCAATTCAATTTTCTCTttacatcaatttttttttcattttttttttctttagtggGTGGATCCTTATGTTTttcttaacaattttttatcaGACTCATCAATTAACTAGGTTTCACATTTTCTCTTATATTCAACACAACTACAAAGAAACTTGAGATGCAattttgatgtgagttgattttaggattgttcatttttgGTGTGACATtttacttagattgagattttaagcAAGAATATGGTGAGAACTCTACGAAGAtttccactggacacgaacttaaccatgtggttaagtaagtgtgaaggttcacttcacaagagcaaaaagaaaagacaattataaggtgaaaatGATGCTAGAAGGTGCAAAATTAAAGAACAAGGAAAGGAAACCAAATAGAATTGCCGAATGGAAATAAGGAAAGCCAaacaagaacatgatacaaagagtaaaaatggaatgacaatggaagaatagatgaaggaaggagaaagcttatgtgatggatttgagaagtggaacacgccacttggagtgtaactgacctccaagataagtgacgatagctgccacttgagagctctcaatactcacaagataagacctaaatgctaagaggaattcaaacctcactaacacctcacaATTTTTGCATAGTAACTTTTCTTCCATTAATTTTAACTTGTCAAATACACTAGGTAAGTCTCCTATTtttaggtgaaggagccttggagaacaagctaaaggggtaggatgggaaaaaggaaaaaattggcagccttagggtttgactaagtcaaacccacATCCTAGgtttgtccttctagaaactatgtcaaaatgtcttccaaaagggttaggaacaagctaaaatgctaccaacaccccctattatgctaatggtaccttattctagcctatctttgctatttggacccttAAAGTGAACCCAATTTAATAACTACACCTCCTATTTATGCTATATGGACCTGTTCTACTGAAATTATAAATAGTGAGACCAACTGATTCTCAGCACCCAAAGTTTGTACTTTACTCCTAGTGATCTTCTTTGGTATAGTAGGCGCTGAGGTCATGGTTGAAAATCTTGTCCGAATCCTAGGTCTTGAGTCATGCTCCTAGTCTTCCTCCTCAGAGGTTGGGCCGGGTCAGTAGGCGCCCCCTCTCCTAGGTCTTCATCATGCTTCCCAGGTGGGAgggaattcgtccacgaatttggaaGACCTGCAGAGAAAGGAGTCAGATCACtaatattgaaagaattactacctAAGTATGTATTAGGCAGATCCAACTCATATGCATTGTCATTGATCCGCTTGAGGACCTATAAAGGACCATCCCCTTGTGGCATAAGTTTATACTTTCTTTGAGTAGGGAATctatccttcctcaagtgaagtcAAACCCAATCCACGGGTTCAAAGATCAATGCCTTGCGCCCCTTATTGGCATGCGCGACATACTTGCCTACCTTCCTTTCAATTTGAAGCTTGATGTGGTGGTGCAAGTCTTTAATAAAGGaagctttttcaaaaccatATTTGCATAACACCTCATCAAGTAGGGGAATAGGAAGGAGGTTAAGGGGTGTAAGGGGATTGAACCCATACACAACCTTAAAAGGGGTGTGGGAGGTAGTAAAATTTACTACTctattataagcaaattcaatatgAGGTAATAAATTTTTCCACACCCTTGGGTTCCCGGAAATAAGACACCTCAACATTTGACCCAAAGTCCTATTAACCACCTctgtttgaccatcagttttgggatgacaagtagtagaaaacaaaAGTTTAGTTCCAAGTTTTCCCCATAAAgtcctccaaaagtgacttaagaacttagaatctTTGTCTAAGACAATACTCCTAAGAAGCCCATGCAATCTAACTATTTCCTTAAAGAATAGATTTGCAATAAAACAaacatcatctactttgtggcaagaataaaatgagccattttagaaaatcgctccactaccacaaagatagagtccaTACCCTTGGATGTTTATtgaatacctaaaataaaatccaaggagatatctacccaaggcatgtCCGGGATGGGGAGAGGGGTATATAAATGGGgttgcattttagacttagcctTCCTGTATGCCATACACTTATCACAGAAGCTATGTACGAATTTGCGCATGTGGACccaaaagaaatgctcatgcAATGTGTCTAaagtcttagctaccccaaagtGTTCCATTAGACCACCCTCATGTGCCTCTATAACAAGAGATTGCCTCAAAGacccttggggaacacaaaatattttccctttgaagAGAAAACCATAATGtatgaaaaagtctttgtgtcctccctttgAGCATTCTTGATAGATGTGAGAGAAATCAAGGTCATCTTTATAgagttcctttatgtgatcaaaacctaaGTATTGAACATCCAAAAATATTTAGCAAGGTATatcgtcttgaaagagcatccgcAACAACATTTGTTTtaccttgcttatgtttgatcacataaggaaattgcaaTGAACTCTAGCCACTTAGCCTATCTtttattaagcttgctttggcctttcaaatatttaagggattcatgatcactatgtatcacaaattcctttggaaaaaggtagtgttgccaattttgcaaggctctaacaagagcataaagttttttatcataggtggagtaattgagattactccctttgagtttctcactaaaataagctatgagGTGACCTTCTTGAAGGAGGACAACCCCAATGCTTATGTTTGAGGCACCacattctatttcaaatgtcttagtgaagtTAGGGAGTGCTAAAATGGGAGCCTTAGTTAATTtatctttcaaagtttcaaaagcttCCACTTGGTCTTGGCCCCATTTAAACACAACATCATTCTTCACTATGACATTGAGAGGTGCGACAAtggtactaaagtctttcacaaacctcCTATAGAAAATAGCAAGTTAATGAAAACTTCGTACCTCACTAACATCGGTGGGTGTGGGCCAATGTCGTATTGCTGCAACCTTTTCTTTATCCACATGCACCCCTTTAGAACTCActacaaaccctaggaagtctatatgatctatgGCAAACACACATTTGTCCAAATTAGCATACAAGgtttccttcctaagggtttccaacaCTTGCCTAACATGCTTCTTATGATCctctaaagacaagctatagataagaatgtcatcaaaataGACCACTACAAACATGCCAATGAAAGACCTTAAAACATGGTGCAtaagtcgcatgaaggtacttggagCATTGGTCAAGCCAAAgggcatgactaaccactctTATAAaccaaacttggtcttaaagacagttttccattcatctcccGGTTTAATCCGGATTTGGTtctaaccactcttaagatcaattttggtaaatatttgagatccatgtaactcatccaacaagtcatctaatctaggaatgggatgcctatacttaatggttatgttgtTTATGGCACGACAAttcgtacacatcctccatcttccatcctttttagggacaatAATCATAGGCATAACaaaaggactcatgctatcttgcacccaccctttagTTATTAATCCCTCTActtgttgttgaatttctttggcctcggttggattggtcctatatgcaggcctatttggtaaagaagcaTCGGGAATAAAGTCTATTTGGTGCTCAATGCCTCTTAGAGGAGGTAATCCTTTTGGGGGATCTTGAAAAACATCTTcaaattcctttaccaaattttccaaacatGTAGGATAATCTACCGCCGACTCACTCGTAAGGGTCCTAGGAAAAGCTATGTATATAGACTTTTGGGAAAGCATTACATGTTTTACCTCTTGTGGTGagatgagaaggcttctcttagaattctttttatctttttctttctctctcttttatttcattttaagttGGTTCTCATGGACTTCCTTTGGTGAGAGAGTTTTAGTGTGACCTTATGCCCATGGAAGTTGAAAGAGATTTTGTTGGTAAGGCCATCATGAAGAgtttttctatcatattgccatgatctacctaaaagaatatgagtagcttccatagggacaacatcacacaagacctcatccttATATTTGCCAATAGAAAAGGTTATGAGAACTTGCTTATTTACTATGATCTCCCCCTCTTCACTTAACCATTGAAGCTTATAGGGATTGACATGAGAGATAGTAGAcaatccaagtttatctactactcttgtgcttgccacatttgcacaactccccccatccacgaTTAAGGAACACAACTTATCATTAATGAGACAcctagtatgaaaaatattttctctttgactttcatcaaaaggtttcaAAACTTTTCCTAGCATGCGCCTCACTACCAATACGTCGCCTTCACATGGACTCTCATTATCTtcctcacttggggatctagaatgGTTTGGAGACTTAGACCTTTGGGAACTATGGTCACTCATGACAATCCCCTCTTTTACCATCATGTtgcgtttggaaggacaattagaagcaatatgacCAAAACATAAAGATATAAAACACTTTCTACTTTAGGTTTTGGTAGGAGATTTAGGTGTCATAGTGAAGGGTTTAGAATCCCTAGAGTTGTAAGTGGACTCCTTTACAAAATTGGAGGGAAAAGTCTTTAgaagaaaacttgtttttatttttccaagatgattggtagtagccatcattatgagtatttttagaaaaggttttctttgaaagttgtgattcaaccttgatggcaaggtgaaccaatttttcttaAGATGAGTACTCATATAATTTTACCACATCTTGAATTTCCCTTCTCaagccacttacaaacctaACCATTTTGGActcctcactttcatgcatgCCAACTTTAGTTAAGGTTGTTTCAAGATCTATAaaataatcatccacacttTGTGTTCCTTGTtgaagccgttggagcttcaacaatagCTCTTTCCTATAGTGTGAAGGAACAAATCTAGCGCACATGCATAACTTTAAATCCTCCCAAGAGATCACGACTGACCTCTTGTTTagtccaatgtccattacagttttATGCCACCACTGCATGTCATAGTCTAAAAATTCTAAGGATGCTAACTtaaccttttggtcttcttggacctcatgtacattaaaaaattattttactttagcTTCCCATCCTAGATAGATATTAGGGTCAccttccccactaaaactaggaatttTAACATAAGGTAAAGACATTTTAACAACGTGTTGGTACCTCTCTTCAAAATTGTTCAATCTCCAttcctcctcttcttcttggCTTCCATATTGGTGATAACTCCTTGATTCACGCCTTTGAttccatcttcttcctcttgagGGTCTGCCATGGGCCGATTCATGTCTTTGGAGCCTCTCCTCCATTTGTCTCATTTCTGTTGATCAaaagtgatcaagtgctttgaagaattcaaatcctatgtgtttgatgcaagactagtgttgctgctgtgttttgggagggatctgggtagaatagaatgtgatcaACTCATtttttgaatctaaaactgttATGGTTTAAAACcttaaagaaaataaagtgtttttccaactaagtgaaaaactaCCTGAtattttgtcgaatcaaccgattgttttactcttaggagttttttaaaaggttgaaaactgttttagtttggttgacttaactgccaaaccaaacaatcgattgtttcgtggtttcaaccgattgtttctttgaaaatcctaacaaaattttgttttggttgtggaatgtgctttaaatgatttccaactgaatatgctccttcattaattgctttgaccaatatttggaaaatataaatagtttgtttatgttttcaaacgtgtgagagaaacaaatttgagtttttcagttgtgaaaaagttgatttcaagatttgaacattcacatcaagctttgggttttcaaagagagtgaaataggattgcaattgtattgatttcagtttgttctgtaaacaagtgtaatcccttctcaaccttctgtatttctggtgttgtgttgtcaatgagtgttgtgtgctcttgaggtggtcaagatcaatactcttggtgtgtttttGTCAAaaggagtgtgtttcttgaagggttcaaggtcactactttggtggtttgtgtattgtaatctagtttgattacttagtggattacccagtaaTTTTTTGGGGACTGAATGTaactcttggcttaagagtgaaccagtataaactgttggtgtatctctctcttaccctaaactcatttaaattctgttttaagcttttctggttattgtttttctgttgctttgctgATTTAGTGCTTATATTCTTGGATAACCTGATTTCTGTTATGGATTCACACAAAAAATTTGTTAAAcattgaaaaagttttcaaaaacctctcttaaacaattcaactccccctctcgtttaaggccatatattctaacaaatggcattaagagcttggtacttgaaataTATTACTAccttttgaggagggtgctttAATTAACAAACCatctttgttttgtggtttgaattacaaGTACTAgaaagctagaatgaaaatctttgttgaatctattgatcaaggaatttgggatgcaattgaaaatggtcattTCATTCCTAAAATTGAAAAAGGATGGATCTTTTACTAGAAAatcttggtcccaatggactaatGAAGAAAGTGAAAAGGCCAAATTTTattgcattgccaagaatatcataacatcTGTTGTAAACTCCAATGAATTTTTCAAGATTTCGCATTGTGAATCAGCTAAAGAAATGTGGAACAATTTAGAAGTCATTCATGAAGGGACAaatgaaaatgaagagaaaGTGCTTAGCATGCTGTTTAAGAAACTCAGAAATTTTTTGAAGAAAAGGATCAGCAAAAGAGACTCATCGTATGATAACAAAAACTCTACCAAGATTACAACTAACAATTGTACATACCTTGAATGTGGACAACAGGGAAATACGAAAGCTAAAAAGCTAgacaaagaagagaagaaaggaaaatcaagaaaagctTGCAATGATGACTCATCAAGCATATCTTCAAGTGAAGTTGAAAAAGCCAATCTCTGTTTGATGGCtaaaaaggaagatgattcaaGCAGTGAAAGCAATGTAAGTTTTAGTGCCTCCTTAAATGTtgaaaactatagtcaattatttcaagcttttaaagaaacccatgaagaagctaaccgattggctctcttgaacaatcattagaaaggtatgaacaaatggcttgaaaacagagttaaagcactggaagaagaattggaaaattcaaaaacagattttgaaaaccttgaaatgctctacaaaaattcttcttacaagtgtgactctcttggttgtgaaaattgtgaatctcttgaaaagaaggttcactaccttgtgaaaattgtggataagctttcaaaaggaaaatccaactttgagagtgtctTAGCAattcaaaattatgtttttggaaaagttggattgggttttaatccacagaacaagttttcaaattctttttcaaAAGTGTCAGAAAAATAACtgattgttaaatcgaaacaaccggttgttacatgtttttactgcatgaagagatGCCACTCAGTTAGATtatgtaaaattagaaaatattttgttcctaaaggctTTATGAGATGAATTCCCAAAAATTCTGAAGTTCCTAGTGATGAAAGTAATTCAAGAGGACCCACATTTgcaaggggaccaaatctttgcaCTTGAACTTGAATTTTGTAGGGAAAATTGATGGAAAGCATGCAACAATGGTATCTGGACAGTGACTGCTCAAAACACATGACAAGAGATAAATCTAAGTTTGTGAACATCATCTTCAAACAAGAAGGCCATGTGacatatggagacaacaacaaaggaagaattcttggaagaggctcTATAGGAGACAAAAGTATCTTGCTAATTCATGACATCTTGTATGTGGAGGGACTAAAACACAACTTGCTTagcattagccaactgtgtGGCAAAGGCTATCAAGTCATCTTCAAGACAAATCCTGTGAAATCTGTCTTCCCAACccaaaagaggtaatgttgattggtaagagaatcaacAATGTCTATCTCTTATATATCTCTTCTCCTTGTTCCATTGATTGTCTTCTTTCTAAGCATGATGAATCTTggttatggcatagaagaataactcacattcacatgaatcacttaaacaaattaatctcaaaagatcttgtgattgggttgtccaagcttaagtttgagaaggaccacatatgtgaagcatgtcaaaaggggaaaca encodes:
- the LOC137817145 gene encoding F-box only protein 6-like isoform X1, with translation MEEDEEGHAMLITHLHHHHFSHTFSPSFTLQPHHNTHPTLSQQHPRLSFYDIDDYSVDDFCGLVMAAGKSGSFRMMEPLKHASKKSRRERSRGKSSGRSSSDEAMEQQIWKDLPEDLFEPVIARLPIATFFRFRTVCQRWNSLLNSQSFSQHCAQVPQANPWFYTVTREHTNSGAMYDPSMKKWYHPNTSALPAELIVLPVASAGGLVCFLDVCSQNLYVCNPLTPSLKELPACSVRVGSRTAVGMSVNENPTGAVYRILLVGYDGEYEIYDSVTKSWSYHGNMPADIKLPLILNFGSQAISIDSTLYFMHLDPEGIVSYNMATGVWLQYIIPAPLHLINPTLAECDGRILLVGLLTKNAATCICIWELQKMTFLWKEVDRMPNVWCLDFYGKHVRMTCLGNKGLLMLSLMSRQMNRLVTYNIASKEWVKVPGCVVPHGKKRQWIAHGTAFYPCLTAMA
- the LOC137817145 gene encoding F-box only protein 6-like isoform X3; amino-acid sequence: MKRGMPCSSPTFTITISLTLSHLLLPFNLTITLTLHSLNNTPAGKSGSFRMMEPLKHASKKSRRERSRGKSSGRSSSDEAMEQQIWKDLPEDLFEPVIARLPIATFFRFRTVCQRWNSLLNSQSFSQHCAQVPQANPWFYTVTREHTNSGAMYDPSMKKWYHPNTSALPAELIVLPVASAGGLVCFLDVCSQNLYVCNPLTPSLKELPACSVRVGSRTAVGMSVNENPTGAVYRILLVGYDGEYEIYDSVTKSWSYHGNMPADIKLPLILNFGSQAISIDSTLYFMHLDPEGIVSYNMATGVWLQYIIPAPLHLINPTLAECDGRILLVGLLTKNAATCICIWELQKMTFLWKEVDRMPNVWCLDFYGKHVRMTCLGNKGLLMLSLMSRQMNRLVTYNIASKEWVKVPGCVVPHGKKRQWIAHGTAFYPCLTAMA
- the LOC137817145 gene encoding F-box only protein 6-like isoform X2, whose product is MEEDEEGHAMLITHLHHHHFSHTFSPSFTLQPHHNTHPTLSQQHPRLSFYDIDDYSVDDFCGLVMAAGKSGSFRMMEPLKHASKKSRRERSRGKSSGRSSSDEAMEQQIWKDLPEDLFEPVIARLPIATFFRFRTVCQRWNSLLNSQSFSQHCAQVPQANPWFYTVTREHTNSGAMYDPSMKKWYHPNTSALPAELIVLPVASAGGLVCFLDVCSQNLYVCNPLTPSLKELPACSVRVGSRTAVGMSVNENPTGAVYRILLVGYDGEYEIYDSVTKSWSYHGNMPADIKLPLILNFGSQAISIDSTLYFMHLDPEGIVSYNMATGVWLQYIIPAPLHLINPTLAECDGRILLVGLLTKNAATCICIWELQKMTFLWKEVDRMPNVWCLDFYGKHVRMTCLGNKGLLMLSLMSRQMNRLVTYNIASKEWVKVPGCVVPHGKKRQWIAHGALQLAGC